CATGGAGCAGCGGCTCGCCGGCCACACGGAGCTGGCGCTGATCGACCCGCACGTCATCGACAAGCAGGTCGACCGGTACCGCAAGGGCACCGGCATGCGGAAGCTCAAGCCGACCAGCGAGGTCTACGGCATCGAGCTGACGGACTGGCACACCGCCGATGCCGATGCTCTGGCGGCACTGCTGATCGCCGAGGCGCAGTTCGCCCGCTACCCGCAGCTGGAGAACTTCGGTGCGGGCGGCCTGTTCCGTGTGCAGCAGGAGTGGCGGGCGGAGCAGCAGGCGGGTCTTCAGCAGTGGTTCCGTACGAAGGCCTCGGTGGAGCAGGGCGGCGACCCGAACAAGGTCATCGACGGTTCCTGGCCGATGCGCCCTTTCTCGGTGGCGGTGACAGCGTGACCGGCCGGCCCAGCAGCACCTTGCCACGCCTGACTCCCAAGCAGACCGAGGTGCTCGCACTCGTCGCCCGCGGCTACGACACGAAGCGCATCGCAGGCGAGCTCGCAATCACACCCACCACGGTCCGCGGCCACCTGCGGGACACCTTCGTCTGCCTGGGCGCCGACAACGGCGCGCACGCGGTCGCCATCGCCATCGGCCGCAAGGAACTCCCCTCCGACGTCGCCATGGGAGACAGTCATGTTCGGTAACGCCAAGCTCCGCAAGCAGATCGACGCCTTGACCGCCACGGTCAACGAGCAGCGCCGTCACCTGCAAGCCGCCCGCGCCGACTACGCCATCGCCACGCAGGGGCGCGCCGAGTGGGCTCAGCGGGCCGAGCGGATCGGTGACGACCGGGTCGCCGACAATCGGGAGCTGACCCGGGCCAAGCTGGCCAACGCCAGCTTGGTCCTGCAGCTCAGCGTGCAGGCACCGCGCATTGCCCGGGCGGTGAGAGCCTGCGCCCGCTACCGCCAGGAGATTGGCAGCCTTCAGCGCCAGGTTGCCGCGCAGGATCGGCTCATCACCAATGCCGAGCGTCTCGGCGACCGGGCCTTGCAGCCTGCTCTCCCCTCCCCCGAGCTGGAGCGGCTGCGGCGCGAAAACCGGGAGCTGCGCGAGCTGACGTACCGGCAGCAGGACCAGTTGTCCGCGCACCAGGCTGCGTCGATGCTCGCCGACCGCGGTGCTCAGCGTCCGCCGGTCGACCTGGAGCCCGCCGCCGCGTGATCGCCGAAGCCGCCATCCGAACTCTGCTCGACCCGTCCTGGACGTTGCTCGTCATCTATGGACTGAGCGCCCTGGCCGTCGCCCTCATGGTCATCGCCTACACCGCGTGGAGCACCCGCAATGACTGACCTCCTCACCCCGCCCATCCTCCTCACACCCCCGCCGAGCGCGCCCGTCGTCGTCGGCCTCGACACCGCCCTCGGCTCCGCCTCGTCCTCCGGTACCGGCATCGCGTCGTCCGCCGGCTGGTGCGAGTCCGTCGGCTACCGCAACGCCAAGAAGCCGCTCACCGGGCTCCCCCACCCGCAGCGCGCCACCGAGCTGGAGCAGCTCGCCAAGCGCATCCTCCTCGCCGTCAAGTCGCCCACTCTCGTCGTCATGGAACTCCCCGCGCCATCCCGCGCCGGCGGCGGCAGCCACGAGCGGGCGTGGCTGTGGTGGGAGCTGTACCGGCAGCTCACCCGCGCCGACATCCCCGTCGCCCTCATGGCACCCAACCAGAGGGCCCTGTACGCCACCGGCAAGGGCAACGCCGGGAAGACCGCCGTCGTCGAAGGTGTCACCCGACGCTGGCCCGACTGGTCGACCGGCGGGGACGACAACCTGGCGGACGCCGTGGCGCTCATGGCCGCCGGGATGGACTGGCTCGGAGCGCCGTTCGCCAAGGTGCCTGCCGTCAACCGAGCCGCGATCGACAAGGCGCAGTGGCCGACGGTGGTGGCGTCGTGAACGTCAACTGGCTGCAGGCGCGCTGCGCCGAGGTCCCCGACCCGGACATCTTCTACCCGGCCGGCTACACCGCCTCCCACAAGTGGCAGGTCGCCGACGCCAAGGCCATCTGCAACAACTGCCCGATCAAGGCCCAGTGCCTCGAAGACGCACTGGAGGCCGAAGGGGCCGCCGAGATCCCGAGGCGCTTCGGCATCCACGGCGGAATGACCCCCGCCGAGCGACACAAGGTGTACCGCCGCCGCTACCTGGCCGACCTTGAGGCCTACGTCGAGCAGTCGGCCTGACAGCCAGCCACTTCCCAACGCTGGCCTGCTCACCGCAGGCCCCCACCTTGAAGGACCACCTCTGATGGCCGGAGACACCCAGATCACCCTCGTCGGCAACCTCGTCGACGACCCGGAGCTGCGCTTCACCCCGAGCGGCGCCGCCGTCGCCAAGTTCCGCATCGCGTCCACCCCCCGCACCTTCGACCGCCAGACGAACGAGTGGAAGGACGGCGAGAGCCTCTTCCTCACCTGCAACGTCTGGCGGCAGCCGGCGGAGAACGTCGCCGAGACACTGCAGCGCGGCATGCGCGTCATCGTCCAGGGCCGACTGCAGCAGCGCTCCTACGAGACCAAGGAAAGCGAGAAGCGCACCGTCTTCGAGATCGAGGTCGACGAAGTCGGCCCCAGCCTTCGGACGGCCACGGCGAAGGTCACGCGCGCCAACCGCCAGAACAGCCAGCAGGGCGGGCAGCAGCAGTCCCGCCCCCCGGCCAGCGGCGACGCGTGGGGACAGCCCGCCGGCCAGAACCAGCAGCAGAACGGCGGGTGGGGAACACCCCAGGGACAGACCGAGGCGCCGTTCTGATGGCCGCCATAGCCGTCCCTGCGAAGGCAGGCGAGACCTACGTCGACGTTCTCATGGACGAGGAAGACGTCGTGCGGCTCCGCCGACGGAAGCTGTCGATCGGATCCCACGGGTACGCGCAAATGTGGGACGGCCAGGTCATGCTCCTCCACCGCTGGATCATGAACGTCCCCGTCGGCACCAAGTACCGAGTCGTCGTCGACCACATCAACCGCAACGTCCTGGACTGCCGGCGCGAGAACCTGCGACTCGTCACGCCGACGGAGTCGAACCTCAACCGGCGGCTCCGGGAACGCGACCTCCCCCGAGGTGTCCACCACACCTCCAACAAGCGGTTCGTCGCGAAGATCAAGCGACACCGGCAAAGCCGCCACCTCGGAACCTACGACACGCCCGAGGAAGCCGCCGCGGCAGTGGAAGCGGCCAGGTCGCAGTTGGACCACCCCGACTTCAATCCTCTCCCTGCCAGCGCCGCCTAGCAAGCGCCCTCGGAGCCCGAGCAGCCGCCTGACCTCGCAGGGGCCGCTCAACAGTCCCCCTGCCGAGCAGTACACCCACTCCTACCCTCACCCGAAAAGGAACCCTCATGGGACTGTTCAACCGCACCGCGGTGAAGCCCGCCGACGACATCGTCAGCCTCGTCAAGGCCGCTGGCGTCAGCCTGCAGAAGCACGGCCTCCACGCCGAGCGCGCGGCCGTGTACCTCGTCCTCGACCACTCCGGCAGCATGCGGCCCTACTACCGCGACGGCTCCGTGCAGCGCCTCGCCGAGCAGGCCCTCGGCCTCAGCGCCAACCTCGACGACGACGGCAGCGTCCCCCTGGTGTATTTCGGCAGCATGGTCGACGAGGTCGGCGAGGTCCGTATCGGCGACCACCAGGGCGTCATCGACCGCACCCACCGCACGATCCGGTGGGGCAGCACCGACTACGCCGCCGCGATCCGCCACATCTCCGCCGAGTACCGCGCCTCCAAGCAGGTCCGCCAGCTCCCCGCGCTGGTCATCTTCCAGACCGACGGGGAGCCGGACTCCCGACGGGACGCCGAGCAGGCCCTGCGCGACGCCTCCCATTTGCCGATCTTCTGGGCGTTCGTCGGCTTCGGTGGCCGCGTCGAGTTCCTGGAGCTGCTCGACACGCTGTCCGGCCGCGCCGTAGACAACGCCAGTTTCTTCCACGCCGCCCGCCCGGCCACCGTCAGCGACGCCGAACTGTACGACGGCATCACCCGCGAGTACGCCCAGTGGCTCCCCGCCGCCCGAGCCGCCGGCATCCTCGCCAGCTGATTCGGCCCCGCCGGGGCGGGGGTGCCGCCCCGGCACCCCCCTTGTCCACCACCCAATCCTCCCGAACGGAAATCCCCATGGCACGTGGTCACGGCCGCGTCCTCTCCAGCATCTGGGAGGACAACGACTTCCTCGCCCTCGACCGGGAACAGCAGGGCACGTACTTCTTCCTCATCAGCCAACCCAACCTCAACCACGCCGGGCTCCTCCCCCTCACCCTCAAGCGCTGGACCCGCAAAGCCCGCGGCCTCACCGCCGCCGGCTTGGAGAAGACCCTCAACGACCTTGACGCCGCCCGGTTCATCGTCGTCGACGAGGACACCGAGGAACTCCTCATCCGCTCGTTCATCCGCAACGACGGCGTGTGGAAGCAGCCCAAGGTCATGGGAGCCGCCGTGTCCGGCGCCCTCGAAATCTCCTCCCGGCACCTGCGCCGGGCGCTCCTGGAGGAGATGGACCGTATCCCGCTGCACGAGCTGAGCAACGAGCCCGGCGCCCGTCACACCTCGATCCGGCAGGAAGTCGCCGGCCACATCGAGACCCTGCGCAACGCCTTCTGGGAGCCTGCCCCGACCCCACCGGCACGCCCCTTGCGAAGCCTTCAGGACGGGGATGCGGAACCCCATGCCGAGGCCCCTCCGCAAGGGGGTCCGAAAGGCTCTACGCGTGCGCGCGCACAGACGACGCGCACACAGGCGTCGCGCGCGCTATCCCCTGCCCCTGCCCCTACCCCTGTCCCCTACCCCGTTCCGCCTACGGCGGGCGCGGACGCGCCGCACCCCGCCGTCACCGCGCAGACCCTCGTCGGGGAGTGGCTCGACCACGTTCCCCACCGCCCGCCCGGCAACGTCATCGGCCAAGCCTCCAAGCACCTCAAGCAGATGCTCGACGAAGGCGTCGACCCCGACCACATCCGCCGCGGCCTCGCCCTCTGGACCTCCAAGGGCCTCCACCCGTCCGCGCTGCCGTCCGTCGTCAACGAGGCCATGAACGCCAACGTCATCCGCCTCGCAGCCACCGGCACCGGCGGCTACCAAGGCCCCTACCGCTCCCCCAGCAACGCCGACTACACCCAGCAAGGGGGCTTCTGACCATGGCCGAACCCCAAGCCCTCGGCGCCATAGGCCCCAGCGCCCTCGCCCGCATCATGGCTGGCATCCGCGACCGCAACCTCACCCAAGAAGCCGGACCCGTCAACCAGACCCCCGACGAAGACGAACCCGGCCACCCCCGCTACCACCACCGCGCCCGCGCCGCGTTCGCCCTCAGCCGCTGGAACACCGCCGTACCCCACCGGTACGCCAACGCCACCACCACCCACCCGGACATCCAAGCCTGGGCCGACCGCGCCGCCGCCAACATCCACGACGCCGGGTTCCTCGTCATCAACGGCGCCATCGGCACCGGCAAAACCCACCAGGCCTACGGGGCGCTCCGCCGCATCGCCGCAACCGGACCCCACCGCTTCGAAATGATCGCCGTCACCGCCCCCGACATGTACGGACGCCTACGTCCCGGCGGCTCGGACAAAGGCAGCGAACACGAACTCAAGCAGTACGCCCGCATCCAACTGCTGCTCCTCGACGACATCGGCACCGAAAAGCTCTCCGAGTTCACCGAAGAGGCGACCTACCGCATCGTCAACGCCCGCTACAACTCCGGGCTCCCGCTGATCATCACCACCAACCTGCTCGTCCGGGACCCCGCAGGCAGCCGCGCATCCGACCTCGTCGGCCGGCTCGGCGACCGCCTCGCCTCACGCCTCGCCCAGGCCGCCCACGTGGTCACCCTCGACGGCCCCGACCTTCGCCGACAGGACGCCTCGTGAACGTCAACGACACCTGCCCCAACTGCCTGCGCCGCGACGTCGAACCCCGACTCGACGAGGAGGACTACGACGGCAACCCGCACAGCACCTACGCCTGCCCGTCCTGCGGTCACACGTGGAGTGCCCAGCGGATCGCCGAGCCCGAGCCGCCCCGCTACGCCGTGTACGACGACCCCGACGCGTGGGAAGCCGACGACGACTTCACCGACTACGACCGGGCGCGGTGGGGCCAGTGACGCGGAGCAAGGGCAAATCGTGCCCGCCGTCCCTGCGCGAGCTCGTCCGTGGCCGCCAGCCGGCCGTGCTCACCGTCGTCTGCCCTCAGTGCGAGGCCCCGACCGGGCAGCCCTGCGCGGGACCCTCCAGGCGGAAGCTCAGGAACCAGCACGCATCCCGGTTCGAGAAGGTCGGGTTGAAGCCGCAGCTCGTTCCCACCCCCGTCCTCGGGGAGGCGTCGTGACTCGCCCGTCGGCCGAGATTCCCGACGCGGTGGCCGCGATCGTGCAGGCCGTCCTCGACGGCCACCCCGGCAGCGAACCCGGCTGGCGCGGGCACCTGATCGTCGAAGAACTGCGATCGCTGGGCTGGCGAATCGAAGCCCCCGGTGTCGAACCGGTCGTGGCGTCAGGGGCCGAGCGTCAGCGGACATGACAGCACGAAATCCAGGGACGGCCCTCTACGGGCCGCGCAGACCCCCGGACGGGTGATTGCCCGACGGGACGGTGAGAGGCCGCTGAAGGTCTGACCGCTAGGACGAAATGAGGCATCCATGGATGACAGGCAGACTCCCGATCCCGCCGGAGCGATCCGGCACGGCAAATGCGGGCAGTGGTGGACCGGCCTGGCGAGGCTTCACTGCGGCAGCTGCTGCCGGACGTTCAGCAGCGAGTCAGCGGCGGACCGGCACCGCACGGGCGTGTTCGGCGTAGACCGGCGGTGTGTGGATCCGGCATCGGTCGGGCTGGTGGCGAAGGCCAGGCCGTTCGGGGTGCTGTGGTTGTGCCCGGCGCCGTCGGCCGGCGGTGCGTTCCCGCGGCGGGTGGCGTTGTGAGCAGCCACCGACTGGACGTGCCGACGCTGTATGCGCTGCTGGATGCGCAGCGGGCCGAGCGGGGTCTGTCGTGGACCCGGCTGGGCGTGCTGGTGGGGACGACGAAGAACGTGTTCGCGCGGATGTCGCAGGGCGCGGCGCCGGATGCTCACACGCTGTTGTCGCTGTTGCTGTGGCTGGAGTGGTCGCCGGAGTTGGTGCTGTTGGCGCGGCCGGCGGGGGTGCGGTCGTGAGCGGGCGGGTGATTGTGACGGGCGGCCGGGATCACGCCGCTCCGTGGCTGGTGCGTAAGGCGCTGCTTGGCGTGCTGGACGGCGGCTGGTTGACGGTGGCGCACGGTGCATGTCCGACGGGTGCGGACGCTGCTGCGGCGGCTTGGGCTGCCGAGTTGGCAGGGGTCGTGGCGGATCCGTTCCGGGCGGATTGGGATTCGTGTGTGTGGGATTGCCGGCCTGGCCATCGGGTGGAGAAGCGGCGGGGGGATGTGCATCATCCGGGGTTCTTCTCGGACTTCTGTCCGGGTGCGGGGCCGCGGCGGAACGCGGCGATGGTGGCGGCGGGCGCGGATCTGATGCTGGCGTTTCCGACGCCGTCCAGCAGGGGGACGTGGAACGCGGTGCGGTTGGCGAAGGCGGCTGGCATTGAGGTTCGGGTGATCCGGCTGTGAGCGGGCATGCGTGTGGGCCGCGCGGCGGTGCCGGGCGGCTTCGGATGGGGCGGGGGTCAGTTGCGCGGTACGTGCCCGGTGAGGATCGCAGCGGCGGCGTCCACGCCTCCAACCTGACGGATGAGCTGTCCAAGCTCGACGGGAATCACGGCCGCCTGGGGCTTGTCGCGCCGAGTGAGGAAGACGCAGCGGCGGAGCAGTCGGACGGAAGCGATGACATCGGTGATGTTGGCGCGGGCCTCGGAGATCGGGACGTCGTCAGTGATGTGATCCATGCGCCGATGATAACGGAAAGCCGCATCGTACGGAACGGCTGCTTGTACAATGAGACGCATGATGGCCGATTCTGCGAGCCCAACCCGTTCGACCGAGACGCGACACCATCCTCTTGGCAAGACCTGCCATCACTTCCAGTACCACGGCCTGAGCTGCGACGAGTTCGACGAGCTACATGTGCGCGCGGGTGGCCATTGCGAGATCTGCGGGATTGCCAGCAAGGAGACGGGTGGTCGCCGGCTGGTAGTCGATCACACATGGGGAGAGGACGGCCGGATCGTACGCGGACTGCTCTGCGACAAGTGCAACGTGGTCATGGCCTGCATGGACGGACGCAAGCCCTGGGGCAAGAACCGCAGATGGGAGCGACGGGCGCGGGAGTACGCAATGAACGCGTGGGGCATACCCCGGGGTCACATGGTGCGCTCACCCTGAAAGATCTTGCCCAACTTGTACAAGAGGGCTTGCTTGTACAAGTCGCCGGGTTGTACCGTTGGGCTACACGGAGAGGCGGTCGCCCCTCCAGCGCACCGGAGGGGAACCACATGAACGCCAAGACCCGCACCGCCCGCAAGGCCCTCCGGACCCGCACCCGCACCCAGCGCGCCGCCGCCCGCATCACCCGCCGCGGCAACGCCTCCCTCACCACCCACGGCGTCGCCCAGGGCCTCACCCCCGCCGACGCCCGCTCCATGGCCCAGACCCTCCGCAAGACCGCCGACAAGCTCCACATCGAGGGCAGCGAGCACCGCGTCCACGCCGGCCGCCGCATGCGGACCACGCACCGCTTCACCCCGGCCCAGGTCGCCCTGATCGCCACGGTGTACCGCCCGCGCAAGCCGGCCTTCAAGGCCGCCGCCGCCCAGCTGCGCCTCGCCGCCTGATGGCCACCGCCACCGTCCCGGTCGAGCTCGTCGCCTGCGAGGCCTGCGAGGACCTGTTCGAGCCCGTCGAGTTGGAGCCCGGCCCGTCCGGTGACCCGCACTGCTGGGACTGCCTGAGCGTCGCGGCCGGCCTGGACGACGCTGCCGAGTACCGCGCCTACGCCTACCACTGACCGAGGAGACCGTCATGTCTGAGCGTCGCGTTCTGCGCTGGACCGAAGGCAAGGGCGAGCACTGGGTGCTGGCCGATGAGGCCGACCCGCGGTTCAACCCGCAGCGCGCTGACTACTCCGACGGCGACAACCCGAACCCCCTCGACTACGACGACGAGTAGCCCGCCCCGTCACCCCACCCCGCCCGCCGCACGCCCCTGACACCCCCAGGAGAGCCCGCCATGAAGCCGTCGCAGCCCGAGCTGACCATCGAGCAGTGGAAGCGCCGCGCGCTCCGAGCCGAAGGCGCCATCCGCCACGCCCTGTGGATGAGCCCGTTCGCCTACCCGAAGGCCGAGACCGCCGCCCAGATGCGCGACCGGTTCCACCAGCACATCGAGGCCACGTACCCGGACCTGATCACCCGCTACAGCCATCAGCCGATCGAGGTCTACAAGCGGGTCGACGCCTGCGGCTGTGAGGACGACGGCTCGGACGAATACGAGAACGACCACAGCGAACCCAGCGACGACGACGAGTACGTGTGCATCAGGTCGTACCTCGGCCAGGTCTGCGAGCACTGCGAGAACGAGGACGGCGACGGGCCCGAGTGGAAGCCGTACGCCGTCGAGTGGCCGTGCCCGCTGATCCGCGAGATCAACGCCACCCCTAGCGACGCCGAGGTGCTGGCCGCCAGCCTCACCCCCGCCACGACCACCTGAGGACCCGCCATGACCCAGCACCAGCCCCTCGACCTCGCCCCCATCCAAGCCCGCCACGACGCAGCCACCCCCGGGCAGTGGTACATGCAGCCCAACTACGGCCCGAACTTCGTCGCCTCCGAGGTCGCCGGGTACGAACGCGGCATCGGCGACATGTGGTTCGGCGACGGCGACCAGGCCGACGCCGACCGGGAATTCGTCCTCGCCGCCCGCACCGACGTTGCGGCCCTGCTCGCCGAGGTCACCCGCCTCCGCGCCGAGCTGGTAGACGCCCGGGCCGGCGCCGTACACGAGGCCGCCCGACTGCTGGAGGCCGCCGGTCACGACGACGACGCCGTCAACTTCCTCGACGGCTGGGCCGACTACGACCGGGCTGGCTCCCCCGCCGCCCTGGAGGGCTGACCGCCATGACCACCCCGCCGCCCGAGATCACCGACGAGCACATCGCCCTGCTCGCCGACCTCCACGCCGTCATCGCCCAGGCCATGGCCCGCACCCCGTACGTCCTCGGCCAGCCCGTCGACGACTATGCCGCCATCATCACGGCCGACGTCGCCGCGTACATGGGCCGGCAGGTCGCCGGCGTGGCCGCCGAGCTGGACGCCGCCCGCGCCGAACGGGACGCCTTCGCCGACCGCGTCGACACCCTCACCGCCGTCGCCAAGGGCAACAAGCGGCACGTCCAGGAGATGTACACCGACCTGCTCAAGGCACAGGCCGACGCCGAGCAGGCCCGCGCCGCGAGTACCGCGAACGCCGGAACTTGCCGGGAACTCGTCGAGCAGGTGCGCAACCACGCCGCCGAGAGCGACCGCCTCCGCCAGCAGCTGGCCAGCGCCCGGAACGCCGCGCTCACCGAAGGCGCCGAGCTGATCAGCGTCGAGGCGGAGGCCAAGTACCAGCGCGACTTCAGCGACAACCGGATCTTCGAGTTCACCGGCGCCAAGCGCGCCGCGGACCTGCTCCTCGCCGCCCGTACCCAGCCCGCCACCTGACCGGAGGACCACCGTGCACACCCCGACCGACACCGTGAGCCTGTTC
The sequence above is a segment of the Kitasatospora sp. NBC_00240 genome. Coding sequences within it:
- a CDS encoding exonuclease domain-containing protein; this translates as MHFKDTRKIGFDTETTGPDPEDARIVTAALVVRGGGRPDQDYTWLINPGVPIPAEATEVHGITDAMVQADGQDPKMALEDIAAKLAAALNYGMPVIAFNLSFDWTVLDRDLRRHGVTTMEQRLAGHTELALIDPHVIDKQVDRYRKGTGMRKLKPTSEVYGIELTDWHTADADALAALLIAEAQFARYPQLENFGAGGLFRVQQEWRAEQQAGLQQWFRTKASVEQGGDPNKVIDGSWPMRPFSVAVTA
- a CDS encoding helix-turn-helix transcriptional regulator, whose protein sequence is MPRLTPKQTEVLALVARGYDTKRIAGELAITPTTVRGHLRDTFVCLGADNGAHAVAIAIGRKELPSDVAMGDSHVR
- a CDS encoding WhiB family transcriptional regulator, which translates into the protein MNVNWLQARCAEVPDPDIFYPAGYTASHKWQVADAKAICNNCPIKAQCLEDALEAEGAAEIPRRFGIHGGMTPAERHKVYRRRYLADLEAYVEQSA
- a CDS encoding single-stranded DNA-binding protein, encoding MAGDTQITLVGNLVDDPELRFTPSGAAVAKFRIASTPRTFDRQTNEWKDGESLFLTCNVWRQPAENVAETLQRGMRVIVQGRLQQRSYETKESEKRTVFEIEVDEVGPSLRTATAKVTRANRQNSQQGGQQQSRPPASGDAWGQPAGQNQQQNGGWGTPQGQTEAPF
- a CDS encoding HNH endonuclease, which translates into the protein MAAIAVPAKAGETYVDVLMDEEDVVRLRRRKLSIGSHGYAQMWDGQVMLLHRWIMNVPVGTKYRVVVDHINRNVLDCRRENLRLVTPTESNLNRRLRERDLPRGVHHTSNKRFVAKIKRHRQSRHLGTYDTPEEAAAAVEAARSQLDHPDFNPLPASAA
- a CDS encoding VWA domain-containing protein, which gives rise to MGLFNRTAVKPADDIVSLVKAAGVSLQKHGLHAERAAVYLVLDHSGSMRPYYRDGSVQRLAEQALGLSANLDDDGSVPLVYFGSMVDEVGEVRIGDHQGVIDRTHRTIRWGSTDYAAAIRHISAEYRASKQVRQLPALVIFQTDGEPDSRRDAEQALRDASHLPIFWAFVGFGGRVEFLELLDTLSGRAVDNASFFHAARPATVSDAELYDGITREYAQWLPAARAAGILAS
- a CDS encoding ATP-binding protein; its protein translation is MAEPQALGAIGPSALARIMAGIRDRNLTQEAGPVNQTPDEDEPGHPRYHHRARAAFALSRWNTAVPHRYANATTTHPDIQAWADRAAANIHDAGFLVINGAIGTGKTHQAYGALRRIAATGPHRFEMIAVTAPDMYGRLRPGGSDKGSEHELKQYARIQLLLLDDIGTEKLSEFTEEATYRIVNARYNSGLPLIITTNLLVRDPAGSRASDLVGRLGDRLASRLAQAAHVVTLDGPDLRRQDAS
- a CDS encoding prevent-host-death family protein encodes the protein MDHITDDVPISEARANITDVIASVRLLRRCVFLTRRDKPQAAVIPVELGQLIRQVGGVDAAAAILTGHVPRN
- a CDS encoding endonuclease domain-containing protein, translated to MMADSASPTRSTETRHHPLGKTCHHFQYHGLSCDEFDELHVRAGGHCEICGIASKETGGRRLVVDHTWGEDGRIVRGLLCDKCNVVMACMDGRKPWGKNRRWERRAREYAMNAWGIPRGHMVRSP